A genomic segment from Pelobates fuscus isolate aPelFus1 chromosome 7, aPelFus1.pri, whole genome shotgun sequence encodes:
- the LOC134568975 gene encoding tetraspanin-1-like: MGCFTCIKVIMVIFNVLIFLGGGVLLGVGIWVTVDSSSFLKTFAGLSADTAAQLINVGYLLIALGCLLIILGFLGCCGAQKESKCLLIIFFTIILIIFIAEIVGAILVLVYSSQAQTWLAGLLIPVLQKEYGTNQDVTKLWNATMMDAKCCGLTGYSDFNNSTYVQQHSSQYPSFCCNNTSPCTAAVANTAKIPGCFQHILDLVKQNAPIVGGVAAGICALELAAMIVSMYLYCQIDKGGSVH; this comes from the exons ATGGGTTGCTTTACGTGCATCAAAGTGATAATGGTTATATTCAACGTCCTCATATTT CTCGGAGGTGGTGTTCTCCTCGGAGTTGGCATCTGGGTCACCGTGGACAGTTCTTCTTTTCTGAAGACGTTTGCAGGATTATCGGCAGACACTGCTGCACAGTTGATAAATGTCGGCTACCTTCTCATTGCTCTTGGATGCCTACTGATCATACTGGGCTTCCTGGGATGCTGTGGAGCTCAAAAAGAGAGCAAGTGTCTCCTAATCATC tttttcacAATTATCCTGATCATCTTCATTGCAGAGATAGTTGGTGCTATTCTTGTCTTGGTCTACTCTTCTCAG GCACAAACCTGGTTAGCGGGGCTCCTGATACCTGTTCTACAGAAGGAATATGGCACAAACCAGGATGTGACTAAACTGTGGAATGCAACCATGATGGAT GCCAAGTGCTGTGGTCTAACTGGGTACAGCGACTTTAACAATTCTACCTATGTGCAACAGCACAGCAGCCAATACCCATCTTTCTGCTGTAACAACACATCACCCTGTACAGCAGCTGTGGCGAACACTGCCAAAATACCG GGCTGTTTTCAGCATATTCTGGACCTTGTAAAACAGAACGCACCTATTGTGGGCGGTGTGGCGGCCGGTATCTGTGCATTGGAG CTGGCGGCTATGATCGTGTCCATGTATCTCTACTGTCAAATAGACAAAGGTGGAAGCGTCCACTAA